One region of Sulfurisphaera ohwakuensis genomic DNA includes:
- a CDS encoding DUF1641 domain-containing protein, protein MEEGRIQTIDGLIEELIKNQEAINNFLRLLKGLQKSGILPFLVGVIENIDQNLEFMVEENNNLIRNLNLIYAILNGKEETGEIHMADIIRMLNDPDVRKGIYLVLKILKAIGSASKEG, encoded by the coding sequence ATGGAAGAGGGAAGAATTCAAACCATTGACGGACTAATTGAGGAATTAATAAAAAACCAAGAGGCAATCAATAACTTCCTTAGATTACTAAAGGGACTTCAAAAATCTGGCATATTACCATTCCTTGTTGGAGTAATAGAAAATATAGATCAAAATCTGGAATTTATGGTAGAAGAGAATAATAACTTAATAAGAAATCTGAACTTAATTTATGCTATACTAAATGGCAAAGAAGAAACTGGCGAGATACATATGGCAGATATAATAAGGATGTTAAATGACCCAGATGTTAGAAAGGGGATATATCTTGTACTAAAGATTCTTAAGGCGATTGGAAGTGCAAGTAAAGAGGGTTAA
- the fdhD gene encoding formate dehydrogenase accessory sulfurtransferase FdhD, with translation MQVKRVKVFKIRNETEVVEDDFVAEEEPLEVRTCYDDCQTFAIIMRTPGNDKELVLGFLYSEGVIDTIDDVSSVSIKSDNVVEVRLNKPLKVKVRDMIVNSSCGVCGRAFLYTLNILKCNTRVSRDVIFSLPEKLKENQEVFKITGGLHAAALFTTSGELNYLYEDVGRHNAVDKLVGRLLLERKIPASNYIMQVSGRLGYEIVSKGIKAGIPIICGISAPTSLAVQIAEEAGVTLIGFLRGNSFNVYTHKERVI, from the coding sequence GTGCAAGTAAAGAGGGTTAAGGTGTTTAAGATTAGAAATGAAACAGAGGTAGTAGAAGATGATTTCGTAGCAGAAGAAGAACCATTAGAAGTTAGGACTTGCTATGATGATTGTCAAACTTTTGCAATTATTATGAGAACTCCAGGTAATGATAAGGAATTAGTTTTAGGTTTTTTGTATTCGGAAGGAGTTATAGATACAATAGATGATGTCTCGTCAGTCTCGATAAAGAGCGATAATGTGGTAGAAGTTAGGTTAAATAAACCTTTAAAGGTTAAAGTACGTGATATGATTGTAAATTCTAGTTGTGGTGTATGTGGTAGAGCATTCCTCTATACACTTAATATATTAAAATGCAATACTAGAGTAAGTAGGGACGTCATATTCTCCTTACCAGAAAAATTGAAGGAGAATCAAGAGGTATTTAAGATTACTGGAGGGCTACATGCTGCTGCCCTTTTTACTACTTCTGGGGAGTTAAATTATTTATATGAAGATGTTGGAAGACATAATGCCGTAGATAAGTTAGTTGGAAGATTATTATTAGAGAGAAAAATACCGGCAAGTAATTACATTATGCAAGTTAGTGGAAGATTGGGCTATGAAATTGTAAGCAAGGGAATAAAAGCTGGTATACCAATTATTTGTGGAATTTCTGCACCTACAAGTTTAGCCGTTCAGATTGCAGAGGAAGCTGGAGTTACTCTTATTGGGTTTTTAAGGGGAAACAGTTTTAATGTTTATACACATAAAGAAAGAGTAATTTGA
- a CDS encoding acyl-CoA dehydrogenase family protein produces MLLHVEEDEDIKLIVDSLKELLDREWNVLGSKKPEVNSGKILDLFYKLKDLGVFEFLESSSILQSVLINEFVGENLLPGIIATTFMAKKDVPTSVGINYVPELDKAEYVVTPKGIAKVSEVEYVEIKSPDPSVRVYKILSGKWSPYDNFNFIFLNASAQMLGHGTYCLNKTIEYAKTRIAFGKPIGSYQAIKHKLVDDAIGLELARSRYLVDTDPSSFEYSFKKSFRAILDSIQVHGGIGFTTDLDLHLHLKRVILINKILTPFVS; encoded by the coding sequence ATGCTTCTACATGTAGAAGAAGATGAGGACATAAAACTTATCGTAGACTCTTTAAAGGAACTCCTTGATAGAGAATGGAATGTTTTAGGTAGTAAGAAACCTGAGGTTAATAGTGGGAAAATCCTTGATCTATTTTATAAGTTAAAGGATTTAGGAGTGTTTGAATTTCTAGAGAGTTCTAGTATTTTACAATCAGTTTTAATAAATGAGTTTGTAGGAGAGAATTTACTCCCTGGGATAATAGCAACAACTTTTATGGCTAAAAAGGATGTTCCAACGTCTGTAGGAATAAACTATGTACCAGAATTAGATAAGGCTGAATATGTAGTTACGCCTAAGGGGATTGCTAAAGTTAGCGAAGTAGAGTATGTGGAAATAAAATCTCCAGATCCATCAGTTAGAGTGTATAAAATATTATCTGGCAAATGGTCTCCTTATGATAATTTCAATTTTATATTTCTAAATGCTTCTGCACAAATGTTAGGTCATGGCACATATTGTTTAAATAAGACTATTGAATATGCTAAAACGAGAATAGCATTTGGAAAACCTATAGGTTCTTATCAAGCAATTAAACATAAACTTGTTGATGATGCTATAGGTTTAGAGTTAGCAAGATCTAGATACCTAGTTGATACTGATCCTTCATCGTTTGAATATTCTTTTAAAAAATCTTTTAGAGCAATCTTAGACTCTATTCAAGTTCATGGGGGAATAGGTTTCACTACTGATCTTGATCTTCACTTGCATTTAAAAAGAGTGATATTAATTAATAAGATCTTAACTCCTTTTGTTAGCTAA
- a CDS encoding MaoC family dehydratase, whose product MYFEDFQVGQKWESKGRTVTETDVVLFTGLTGALNPLFLDEEYAKTTRFKGRILPGLLTASIGVGLTYQLPSDPFGEGFVALTKLEINAKKPVKIGDTLKALVEVINKQEREKDGKVYLKISIINQNKEEVMILNMEILANKRS is encoded by the coding sequence ATGTATTTTGAGGATTTTCAAGTAGGGCAGAAGTGGGAAAGTAAAGGTAGGACTGTGACAGAGACAGATGTAGTTTTATTCACTGGTTTAACGGGTGCTTTAAACCCTTTATTTTTAGATGAAGAATATGCAAAAACAACAAGATTTAAAGGAAGAATTTTACCAGGTTTATTAACTGCGTCAATCGGAGTTGGTCTGACTTACCAATTACCTTCGGATCCATTTGGAGAAGGTTTTGTTGCCTTAACTAAGCTGGAAATTAATGCTAAAAAACCAGTTAAAATCGGAGATACTCTAAAGGCTTTAGTAGAAGTTATAAATAAGCAAGAAAGAGAAAAAGATGGAAAAGTATATTTGAAAATTTCTATTATAAATCAAAACAAAGAAGAGGTAATGATTCTAAATATGGAAATATTAGCTAACAAAAGGAGTTAA
- a CDS encoding acyl-CoA dehydrogenase family protein — protein MNEEEYRRKLREWISQNAPKNLMGKKILFDTVEIENYEELKNWQRKLYEAGYLGITWPKEYGGQGLDPIYEIIAYEEFIRAGLPYGRSLGSIGLMVAGPAILKHGNEEQKKKYLKRILSAEDIWCQGFSEPQAGSDLANIKTRAEDRGDYLEINGQKIWSSYAHLADYMLLLARTGEDKYKGLTMLIVNMKQEGIKVSPITQITGKSEFNVVYLNSVKVPKENIVGKVGEGWSVAMTVLNHERFFLGVTMLFVSKMLLEKLRVKELEEEIKGLEAFYKRLLIKIRRGEEIDVEGAVLKLVSSEILQRIYEIAVSQYDLETIMEDNWYLGMLASRGRTIAGGTSEILRNLIGERLLKLPK, from the coding sequence ATGAATGAAGAAGAGTATAGGCGGAAATTAAGGGAATGGATAAGCCAAAATGCACCCAAGAATCTCATGGGTAAAAAAATCCTTTTTGATACCGTTGAGATTGAGAACTATGAAGAGTTAAAAAATTGGCAAAGGAAACTTTATGAAGCTGGATATTTAGGAATAACTTGGCCTAAAGAATATGGGGGTCAGGGTTTAGATCCTATTTATGAGATAATAGCTTACGAAGAGTTTATTAGGGCTGGATTACCTTATGGTAGGAGTTTAGGTTCCATAGGTTTAATGGTTGCTGGTCCGGCTATTCTTAAGCATGGGAATGAGGAACAAAAGAAAAAATACCTTAAAAGAATCCTCTCTGCCGAAGATATTTGGTGCCAAGGATTTTCAGAACCTCAAGCGGGCTCTGATTTGGCAAATATTAAGACAAGGGCCGAAGATAGGGGAGATTACTTAGAAATAAATGGTCAAAAAATTTGGAGTAGTTATGCGCATTTAGCTGATTATATGTTACTTTTAGCAAGAACTGGAGAAGACAAATATAAGGGACTTACAATGCTTATAGTTAATATGAAACAAGAGGGAATAAAAGTCTCACCGATAACTCAAATTACTGGCAAGAGTGAATTTAACGTAGTTTATCTAAACAGCGTAAAAGTACCTAAAGAAAATATAGTTGGTAAAGTTGGTGAAGGATGGAGTGTTGCAATGACTGTTCTTAATCACGAGAGATTTTTCTTAGGAGTTACAATGTTGTTTGTATCTAAAATGCTTTTGGAAAAACTACGTGTTAAAGAATTAGAAGAAGAAATAAAAGGACTAGAAGCATTCTACAAGAGACTCCTTATAAAGATAAGGAGAGGAGAAGAAATTGACGTAGAAGGTGCCGTTTTAAAGTTGGTCTCATCAGAGATTTTACAGAGAATTTATGAAATAGCAGTTTCCCAATACGATTTAGAGACTATTATGGAGGACAATTGGTATTTAGGTATGTTAGCTTCTAGGGGAAGAACAATTGCTGGTGGTACATCTGAGATATTGAGAAACTTAATAGGTGAGAGACTACTAAAATTACCGAAATAA
- a CDS encoding DMT family transporter, protein MSSTTLFVKWMIPVAIVWGFSYPLTKLVSEYSSPMIISVVRVAVGFIFFYSLSRSLSIGVKQFINGLLNFVGLLTFLNLGVYFSKNPGLVAVMIYTQPLFILIIEYALGTRIRTKGIVGIILGVIGITAAAFVSFDLGLFFGLLGGLVWAMGTVYYRRNLLEEDIVKLNASMALTSLPILLVLTPIDFHFTLSLTAVSLLIILALIAQAGGFFFWFNAVKYLGSIKAGTGSLLVPVTAYILSYAFFRTIPTPIEIIGSAITLIGVYLTMTS, encoded by the coding sequence GTGTCATCTACAACTCTTTTTGTCAAATGGATGATACCAGTAGCTATAGTCTGGGGATTCTCATATCCACTAACTAAATTAGTATCTGAATATTCTTCTCCCATGATAATAAGTGTTGTAAGAGTAGCTGTAGGTTTCATATTTTTCTACTCATTAAGTAGGAGTCTAAGTATAGGAGTTAAACAGTTCATAAACGGGTTATTAAACTTTGTCGGGTTATTAACATTTTTAAACCTTGGAGTATACTTTTCTAAGAACCCTGGTTTAGTTGCAGTAATGATATACACACAACCTCTGTTTATCCTAATTATTGAATATGCATTGGGAACAAGAATTAGAACTAAAGGGATAGTAGGCATAATTCTGGGCGTAATAGGAATAACTGCTGCAGCCTTTGTGAGCTTTGATCTTGGATTATTCTTTGGATTATTAGGTGGGCTAGTTTGGGCTATGGGCACCGTTTACTATAGAAGAAATCTCCTTGAGGAAGATATAGTTAAATTAAACGCTTCTATGGCTCTAACTTCGTTACCAATATTACTTGTATTAACTCCAATCGATTTTCACTTTACATTAAGCTTAACAGCAGTAAGTTTACTTATAATCTTGGCTCTAATAGCTCAAGCTGGTGGTTTCTTCTTCTGGTTTAATGCAGTAAAATATTTAGGTAGTATAAAAGCTGGTACGGGTTCACTATTAGTTCCAGTAACAGCATACATTCTATCTTATGCTTTCTTTAGGACAATCCCGACTCCTATTGAGATTATTGGTTCTGCTATTACTTTAATAGGAGTTTACTTGACTATGACATCTTAA
- a CDS encoding DsrE family protein: MAKVLFLIMSGDDKFDLAMRMAYNSIKNKRYEDVKVIFFGPSQKKLTQIDGEIKNMFQEMLNNKAIDSACIGVAQAMNIKPHLESMGISLMPAGERVSYYVNQGYEVITF; this comes from the coding sequence ATGGCAAAAGTATTATTTCTAATAATGTCTGGGGACGATAAATTCGATTTAGCTATGAGAATGGCATACAATTCAATTAAGAATAAGAGGTATGAAGATGTTAAAGTCATATTTTTTGGGCCAAGTCAAAAGAAATTAACTCAAATAGATGGAGAAATTAAGAACATGTTCCAAGAAATGCTAAATAACAAGGCTATAGACTCAGCTTGTATTGGTGTAGCTCAGGCAATGAACATAAAACCACATTTAGAAAGTATGGGAATAAGTCTAATGCCTGCTGGAGAAAGAGTATCATACTATGTTAACCAGGGTTATGAAGTTATAACATTCTAA
- a CDS encoding NAD(P)-binding protein, with protein sequence MRLLEPFYIRDVELKNRVVMSPMITNLGTPEGYPTEEHIMYFVRRASAGLLITEYTYVNKVDARGSPNQLGLYDDELIPKFARLTEAVHNMDSKIFVQLVHVGRKTRRGLIWNNQPIAPSNIPLLDPVREMTEDDINRVITDFVKASERAEKSGFDGIELHGAHGYLIAQFLSPATNKREDKYKDGVIFLEELLKEIRRVVSIPVGMRISVTEFDPQGLTPELVAKIVKRVENLLDYVHLSAGRDGPLGGSSSFYYKRPSYVDEAKVVRKTTSLPLLLVGSVSTVEDAEKVLEVADAVVLARQILADPDWVVKVRNNLPIRPCIRCNQLCRLLSTREVRCDVNPELGWEILKLEKGEGEVKIVGGGVMGLETARVLALRGFEVKLYEKDDKIGGQLNEIRDPWKKAEFMRLIDYYEKELKRLGVKIYLSTEEREADIFALPRERQPEFKEYKGMRILVNSNLYAYQDYVFEWVKHNEVYVTENVFKGLDRNRGYLLQQKYKELGVGIVKENVKADVIINDVRRNQPTIGQSIARGYWLGMTFKPKY encoded by the coding sequence ATGAGACTACTAGAGCCTTTTTACATAAGAGATGTCGAATTAAAAAATAGAGTCGTAATGTCTCCTATGATCACTAATTTAGGAACACCAGAAGGTTATCCGACTGAAGAGCATATAATGTACTTTGTAAGAAGGGCTTCTGCCGGATTATTAATTACAGAGTATACTTACGTAAATAAGGTTGATGCTAGAGGCTCTCCAAATCAGTTAGGTTTATATGATGATGAACTTATTCCTAAATTTGCAAGATTAACCGAAGCTGTTCACAATATGGACTCGAAAATTTTCGTTCAGCTAGTTCATGTTGGGAGGAAGACTAGAAGGGGTCTGATATGGAACAATCAGCCAATCGCACCTTCTAACATACCACTTTTAGACCCAGTTAGAGAGATGACAGAGGATGATATTAATAGAGTTATAACGGATTTTGTTAAGGCCTCAGAAAGAGCTGAAAAGAGCGGTTTCGACGGAATAGAATTACATGGTGCTCATGGGTATTTAATTGCTCAGTTTTTATCACCAGCCACAAACAAAAGAGAGGATAAATATAAGGATGGAGTAATATTTCTAGAAGAGTTACTGAAAGAGATAAGAAGAGTTGTAAGTATCCCAGTTGGAATGAGGATTTCCGTTACTGAATTCGATCCTCAAGGTTTAACCCCAGAACTTGTGGCAAAAATAGTCAAAAGAGTAGAGAATTTATTAGATTACGTTCACTTATCTGCTGGTAGAGATGGTCCATTAGGTGGATCATCATCGTTCTACTATAAAAGACCAAGTTACGTGGATGAGGCTAAAGTAGTCAGAAAGACAACTAGTTTACCACTACTTTTAGTAGGTTCAGTATCAACTGTAGAAGACGCAGAGAAGGTCCTAGAGGTAGCGGATGCCGTAGTTCTAGCGAGACAAATTTTAGCAGATCCAGATTGGGTAGTAAAAGTTAGGAACAATTTACCAATAAGACCATGCATTAGATGTAACCAATTATGTAGATTATTATCAACCAGAGAAGTAAGATGTGATGTTAATCCAGAATTAGGATGGGAAATTCTGAAGCTAGAGAAAGGTGAAGGTGAGGTTAAGATTGTTGGTGGAGGAGTAATGGGATTAGAAACTGCACGAGTTTTGGCTCTGAGAGGATTTGAGGTAAAGTTATATGAGAAAGACGATAAAATCGGTGGTCAACTAAATGAGATTAGGGATCCTTGGAAGAAGGCAGAATTTATGAGGCTGATAGATTATTACGAGAAAGAATTAAAGAGATTGGGAGTTAAAATATACTTATCTACGGAGGAAAGAGAGGCTGATATATTTGCTTTACCAAGGGAGAGACAACCAGAGTTTAAGGAATATAAGGGAATGAGGATTTTAGTGAATTCGAATCTTTATGCTTACCAAGATTATGTATTTGAGTGGGTTAAGCATAATGAAGTTTATGTAACGGAGAATGTGTTTAAAGGTTTAGATAGAAATAGGGGATATCTACTTCAGCAAAAATACAAAGAATTAGGAGTAGGTATTGTTAAAGAAAATGTTAAAGCTGATGTAATTATTAATGACGTTAGAAGAAATCAACCTACAATTGGTCAGTCTATTGCTCGCGGTTATTGGCTAGGTATGACTTTTAAACCGAAATACTAG
- a CDS encoding MFS transporter, whose product MSFEKIPWAIKVRAFFVSSGGFLLDGYDLSVISFASTIIAKEFSLTSAELGLLVSSSLIGMIPGSIIFGYLADKIGRKRLMGFDLLFFLVFGILTAISNSFTSLFLSRLFLGFGIGGDYPISSTIMSEFSPSLSRGKYLVGSVSMYWIGTAISALFTLLFLPTGEYFWRYVFLVGAIISLPIVLLRIKLIESPRWLVAVGKEKGEKELQVKGATSFTDIFKGRLLLVTFFVTSVWFLFDVASYGIGLYYPYLLEHFAFPSKYEVVLGTLAISVGAIIGYIIAINVVDPLGRRPTLITGLSVMSVLLYLGSLTHISGSILVPYFMTFVAFEQWAGAVTLFYPTELYPTSVRASGQGFATAISRIGGVLGTFYFPILEHHLGFTNVLMLFGSLSLLADIISIVLAKETSRKPLEETSISV is encoded by the coding sequence AAAAATACCTTGGGCGATAAAAGTTAGAGCGTTCTTCGTAAGCTCTGGAGGTTTCTTATTAGATGGTTATGATCTTTCAGTAATATCCTTTGCTTCCACAATAATTGCTAAAGAATTTTCATTAACTTCAGCCGAATTAGGACTACTTGTCTCCTCTTCCCTTATCGGGATGATACCAGGATCAATAATTTTCGGTTATTTAGCGGATAAAATTGGTAGAAAAAGATTGATGGGCTTCGACTTATTGTTTTTCCTAGTTTTCGGCATTTTAACAGCCATATCTAACAGTTTCACTAGCCTATTCCTTTCCAGGCTATTTTTAGGTTTTGGCATAGGTGGTGATTATCCAATAAGTAGCACTATAATGAGTGAATTTTCGCCTTCTTTATCTCGAGGAAAATATTTAGTTGGTTCGGTCTCAATGTACTGGATTGGTACTGCTATCTCAGCCTTATTTACCTTACTCTTCTTACCTACTGGTGAATATTTCTGGAGATATGTATTCCTTGTAGGTGCGATAATTTCCTTACCTATAGTATTATTAAGAATCAAACTTATAGAATCACCTAGATGGTTAGTAGCAGTTGGAAAAGAAAAAGGGGAAAAAGAACTTCAAGTAAAAGGTGCTACATCGTTCACGGATATATTCAAAGGAAGACTACTTTTAGTAACATTCTTCGTAACATCAGTATGGTTTTTATTTGACGTCGCTTCTTATGGAATAGGTTTATATTATCCCTACTTGCTTGAGCATTTTGCTTTTCCGTCAAAATATGAAGTAGTTTTAGGGACTCTGGCAATATCAGTAGGTGCTATAATAGGTTATATAATAGCAATAAACGTTGTGGATCCTTTAGGAAGAAGACCCACGTTGATCACAGGTCTTTCAGTAATGAGTGTCTTACTTTATTTAGGTTCCTTAACCCATATATCTGGAAGTATTTTAGTACCATACTTCATGACTTTCGTGGCTTTTGAACAGTGGGCTGGTGCTGTCACATTGTTCTATCCTACAGAACTTTATCCAACTTCAGTAAGAGCAAGCGGACAAGGATTCGCAACTGCAATAAGTAGAATAGGCGGTGTTCTGGGGACATTTTACTTTCCTATATTGGAGCATCACTTGGGGTTTACTAACGTTCTTATGTTATTTGGAAGCTTATCATTATTAGCCGATATAATATCCATAGTATTAGCGAAAGAAACTTCAAGAAAGCCATTAGAGGAGACTAGTATTTCGGTTTAA